The Blattabacterium cuenoti genome includes a region encoding these proteins:
- the purD gene encoding phosphoribosylamine--glycine ligase, which translates to MKILIIGGGGREHAIGKKLLEDNHSVNLYFYPGNGGTGMIGKNIEKNQTLLELGLFAKKNAVDITIVGSEIFLIEGIVDIFQNLGLKIIGPHHLAAKLEGNRIFAKSFMKKYGIRTPKYDIFSCYKKAINFLDKNIGSVAIKTNGIAGGKGVLLAHNKNEAKKALKTIMIEKKFGKSGNQIIIEEFLQGKEASIISFFNEKQIIPFLSALDYKKIGENETGMNTGGMGAVVPNPYMTNSIWRDFQKNILEPTLEGLISEKLTFFGFLYFGLMITSNKVYLLEYNTRIGDPEAQTLFPLMKSNFLDVLQSFFLCKKVSIFWKKLCSCCVVLSSTGYPEKYKSGKIIIGLNSLQEPFYIAGAKKEQENWITSSGRVLNMVGLGKTIQEARKKAYEKVQKVQFENLYFRKDIGL; encoded by the coding sequence ATGAAAATTTTAATTATTGGAGGTGGTGGACGTGAACATGCTATTGGAAAAAAATTATTGGAAGATAATCATTCTGTAAATCTTTATTTTTATCCTGGAAATGGAGGAACAGGAATGATAGGAAAGAATATTGAAAAAAATCAAACTCTATTAGAATTAGGTCTTTTTGCTAAAAAAAATGCAGTAGATATAACTATTGTAGGGTCCGAAATTTTCCTGATAGAAGGAATTGTGGATATTTTTCAAAATCTTGGATTAAAAATAATAGGCCCGCATCATTTAGCAGCTAAACTTGAAGGAAATCGTATTTTTGCTAAATCATTTATGAAAAAATATGGAATTAGAACTCCTAAATATGACATTTTTTCTTGTTATAAAAAGGCTATCAATTTTTTAGATAAAAATATTGGTTCTGTGGCGATTAAAACAAATGGAATAGCTGGAGGAAAAGGAGTTCTTTTAGCTCATAATAAAAATGAAGCTAAAAAAGCTTTAAAAACTATTATGATAGAAAAAAAATTTGGAAAATCTGGAAATCAAATTATCATAGAAGAATTTTTGCAAGGAAAAGAGGCATCTATTATATCTTTTTTCAATGAAAAACAGATTATTCCTTTTTTATCTGCTCTAGATTATAAAAAAATTGGAGAAAATGAAACAGGAATGAACACAGGGGGAATGGGGGCAGTTGTTCCGAATCCATATATGACGAATTCTATTTGGAGAGATTTTCAAAAAAACATATTAGAGCCTACTTTAGAAGGATTAATTTCAGAAAAATTAACTTTTTTTGGATTTCTATACTTTGGATTAATGATTACTTCTAATAAAGTTTATTTATTAGAATATAATACTCGTATCGGAGATCCTGAAGCTCAAACTTTATTTCCATTAATGAAAAGTAACTTTTTAGATGTTCTTCAATCTTTTTTTCTTTGTAAAAAAGTATCTATTTTTTGGAAAAAATTATGTTCTTGTTGTGTTGTTTTATCTTCTACAGGATATCCGGAAAAATACAAAAGTGGAAAAATAATAATAGGATTAAACTCATTACAAGAACCTTTTTATATTGCTGGAGCCAAGAAAGAACAAGAAAATTGGATCACATCAAGTGGACGCGTACTAAATATGGTAGGATTAGGAAAAACGATTCAAGAAGCCAGAAAAAAGGCTTACGAGAAAGTTCAAAAAGTACAATTCGAAAATTTGTATTTCCGAAAAGACATTGGTTTATAA
- the purM gene encoding phosphoribosylformylglycinamidine cyclo-ligase, whose product MKESNITIFKINKILKKTYNNRVISTLDHFSGFYKIYECGYKEPILVSGVDGVGTKLRLAIDYKKYSLIGEDCFAMCANDVLCHGAKPLFFLDYLACGKLDSSIVEKIIQGIAISCKKTNTCLIGGETAEMPGIYQENDYDIAGFCVGVVEKENLIDGKKLIQDGDILIGLPSSGVHSNGFSLIRNIFSQEDFLKSFQEKPFYETLLIPTRIYHFTIHILLKEFMIHGLAHITGGGISDNLSRILPENLSAIIEKEKIPIQPVFNYIRKKGNLSDQEMWNTFNMGVGMIIIASFKEEYSILDRLRFLGENPFVFGSIVKGNKIVFLK is encoded by the coding sequence ATGAAAGAAAGCAATATCACCATTTTCAAAATTAATAAAATTTTAAAAAAAACTTATAACAATAGAGTAATAAGTACATTAGACCATTTCTCTGGATTTTATAAGATATATGAATGTGGATATAAGGAACCTATTTTAGTTTCTGGAGTTGATGGAGTTGGAACCAAATTGCGTTTAGCCATTGATTACAAAAAATATTCTTTAATTGGAGAAGATTGCTTTGCAATGTGCGCAAATGACGTTTTATGTCATGGTGCAAAACCTTTATTTTTTTTAGACTATTTAGCTTGTGGAAAACTCGATTCTTCTATTGTAGAAAAAATTATACAAGGAATAGCCATTTCTTGTAAAAAAACTAATACTTGTCTTATTGGAGGAGAAACTGCAGAAATGCCTGGAATTTATCAAGAAAATGATTATGATATTGCTGGATTTTGTGTAGGGGTTGTTGAGAAAGAAAATCTTATAGATGGTAAAAAATTGATTCAGGATGGAGATATTTTAATAGGACTCCCTTCATCAGGAGTGCATAGCAATGGTTTTTCTTTAATTAGAAATATTTTTTCTCAAGAAGATTTTTTGAAATCTTTTCAAGAAAAACCATTTTATGAAACCCTTTTAATTCCAACTAGAATTTATCATTTTACTATTCATATTTTATTAAAAGAATTTATGATTCACGGATTAGCTCATATTACTGGAGGAGGAATATCAGATAATTTATCTAGAATACTTCCAGAAAATTTATCAGCTATAATCGAAAAAGAAAAAATTCCTATTCAACCTGTTTTCAATTATATTCGAAAAAAAGGAAATTTATCTGATCAAGAAATGTGGAATACTTTTAATATGGGAGTAGGAATGATTATAATAGCTTCTTTTAAGGAAGAATATTCTATTTTAGACAGACTCCGTTTTTTAGGAGAAAATCCTTTTGTTTTTGGCAGTATAGTGAAAGGAAATAAAATAGTATTTTTAAAATAA
- the purF gene encoding amidophosphoribosyltransferase, with translation MISQLFPSILKNCYIDKFHDECGVFGVYSPHKVDTFSLIQFGLFALQHRGQEACGFSVLRDGFIISHKNEGLVLDFFRNISNSKCYHGNAVIGHTRYSTEGGQSKKNIQPFFGEDSDGRSIISIVHNGNLVNAQYIRKKLEFEGIHFISEHSDSEVILRLIQKYLLESNNDLEKSIQKTTLDIIGAYSVIVLMDNKIAAFRDPNGIRPLCYGMLNEETYIFSSETCGIDSVGGFYVRDLFPGEIVIVDQKSIRFSMLKEKKYTKKRICSFEYIYFSRPDSLIENINVYEIREKSGEKLYEQHPVEADVVIGVPDSGVPAAIGYSKASGIPFKPILVKNKYIGRSFILPKQEMREKMVNLKLNPILDEIKEKRIVIIDDSIVRGTTSRRLVYILRKAGAKEIHFRSASPPIIAPCYLGVDTPSKKDLISYNHTDQKSIAKILNVDSLEFLSMANLIDILGSIHYCFGCFTGNYPVKKK, from the coding sequence ATGATCTCTCAATTATTCCCTTCAATTCTGAAAAATTGTTATATTGATAAATTTCATGATGAATGTGGTGTTTTTGGGGTTTATTCTCCTCATAAAGTAGACACCTTTTCTTTAATTCAATTTGGTTTATTTGCATTGCAACATAGAGGACAAGAAGCTTGTGGTTTTTCTGTTTTGCGAGATGGATTTATTATATCTCATAAAAATGAAGGTCTAGTTTTAGATTTTTTTAGAAACATTTCAAATTCTAAATGTTATCACGGAAATGCAGTTATTGGGCATACACGTTATTCTACAGAAGGAGGGCAAAGTAAAAAAAATATTCAACCTTTTTTTGGAGAGGATTCCGATGGAAGGAGTATTATATCCATAGTCCACAATGGAAATTTAGTCAATGCTCAATACATCCGTAAAAAACTGGAATTTGAAGGAATCCATTTTATATCTGAACACTCTGATTCTGAAGTAATATTACGTCTCATTCAAAAATATTTATTGGAATCTAATAATGATTTAGAAAAATCTATTCAAAAAACAACTCTAGATATTATAGGAGCTTATTCTGTCATAGTACTTATGGATAATAAAATAGCAGCTTTTCGAGATCCAAACGGAATACGTCCCTTGTGTTATGGAATGCTGAATGAAGAAACTTATATTTTTAGTTCTGAAACTTGTGGAATAGATTCTGTAGGAGGATTTTATGTAAGAGATTTATTTCCAGGAGAAATTGTTATTGTAGATCAAAAATCAATTCGATTTTCGATGTTAAAAGAAAAAAAATATACAAAAAAAAGAATATGTTCTTTCGAGTATATTTATTTTTCTCGTCCTGATTCTTTAATTGAAAATATAAATGTGTATGAAATCCGTGAAAAAAGTGGAGAAAAACTTTATGAACAACACCCAGTAGAAGCAGATGTAGTTATTGGAGTTCCAGATTCCGGTGTTCCAGCTGCTATTGGTTACTCTAAAGCTTCTGGAATTCCTTTCAAACCTATTTTAGTGAAAAATAAATATATTGGGAGGTCTTTTATTCTACCTAAACAGGAAATGCGTGAAAAAATGGTGAACTTAAAATTAAATCCTATATTGGATGAAATAAAAGAAAAACGTATTGTTATCATTGATGATTCTATAGTTCGTGGAACTACTAGTCGTAGATTAGTTTATATATTAAGAAAAGCAGGAGCAAAAGAAATTCATTTTAGAAGTGCTTCTCCTCCTATCATAGCTCCATGCTATTTAGGAGTAGATACTCCGAGTAAAAAAGATCTCATTTCATACAATCATACTGATCAAAAAAGCATAGCAAAAATTCTAAATGTAGATAGTTTAGAATTCTTAAGCATGGCTAATCTGATAGATATTCTTGGAAGCATTCATTATTGTTTTGGTTGTTTTACGGGAAACTATCCGGTTAAAAAAAAATGA
- a CDS encoding formyltransferase family protein, with amino-acid sequence MKKITILVSGRGTNMQHILQAIKNGILFNFRVNLVISDRFCSAIQYALKKNIKTISLEKTKKKFISKEINNILIKDIPYIIVLSGFLSILDAEFCDKWIGKVINIHPSLLPKYGGKGMYGMKVHRAVIKNKEKISGATVHYVTKDVDKGGIILKKSCKIYSKETPMSLSKKVSLIEREILIQSIKNL; translated from the coding sequence ATGAAAAAAATAACTATTTTAGTTTCTGGAAGAGGAACCAATATGCAGCATATTTTACAAGCAATTAAAAACGGAATACTTTTTAATTTCAGAGTTAATTTAGTAATTTCTGATAGATTTTGTAGTGCAATTCAGTATGCGTTAAAAAAAAATATAAAAACCATATCTTTAGAAAAAACTAAGAAAAAATTTATTTCTAAAGAAATAAACAATATACTTATAAAAGATATTCCGTATATTATAGTTCTTTCTGGATTTCTTTCTATACTTGATGCAGAGTTTTGTGATAAATGGATTGGAAAAGTGATCAATATTCATCCTTCTCTTTTACCAAAATATGGAGGAAAAGGAATGTACGGAATGAAAGTGCATCGAGCAGTTATTAAAAATAAGGAAAAAATATCAGGTGCCACAGTTCATTATGTAACGAAAGACGTGGATAAAGGAGGGATTATTTTGAAAAAATCATGTAAAATTTATTCAAAGGAAACTCCAATGTCTTTATCAAAAAAAGTTTCTCTCATAGAAAGAGAAATATTAATTCAGTCTATCAAAAATCTTTGA
- the accD gene encoding acetyl-CoA carboxylase, carboxyltransferase subunit beta, producing MAWFLRKKKNILTSIDDRKDLPKGLWYRTPSGKIIDTEVLKKNAYVSPEDGYHVRIHSKEYFEILFDNGDFLEMNIKMISKDPIKWKDYKKYTDRIQEARKKTNLYDAIRTGVGKIKGIDVVISCMDFSFIGGSMGSVVGEKISRAITCCIEKKFPYILISKSGGARIMESSFSLMQMAKTIARLTQLRDARIPYISVLTDPTTGGVTASYALLGDINIAEPGSLIGFAGPRVIRETIGKDLPDGFQTAEFLMDHGFIDLISSRTELKKNIYNLVSMMM from the coding sequence ATGGCTTGGTTTTTGAGAAAAAAAAAGAATATTTTAACGTCTATAGACGATAGAAAAGATTTACCTAAAGGGTTATGGTATAGAACACCTAGCGGAAAAATTATAGATACAGAAGTCTTAAAGAAGAATGCTTATGTAAGTCCAGAAGACGGATATCATGTCAGAATTCATAGCAAAGAATATTTTGAAATTCTTTTTGATAATGGGGATTTTTTGGAAATGAATATAAAAATGATTAGTAAAGATCCTATCAAATGGAAAGATTATAAAAAATATACAGATAGAATTCAAGAGGCTAGAAAAAAAACAAATTTATATGACGCTATTAGAACAGGGGTCGGAAAAATAAAAGGAATTGATGTTGTGATATCTTGTATGGATTTTTCTTTCATAGGAGGATCTATGGGGTCCGTAGTAGGAGAAAAAATATCTAGAGCAATAACATGTTGTATAGAAAAAAAATTTCCATACATCTTAATCTCTAAATCTGGTGGAGCAAGAATCATGGAATCTTCTTTTTCATTAATGCAAATGGCTAAAACAATTGCTAGATTAACCCAATTGCGTGATGCTAGAATTCCTTATATATCTGTTTTAACAGATCCAACTACAGGAGGGGTGACTGCTTCTTACGCTTTACTTGGAGATATCAATATAGCTGAACCAGGGTCTCTTATTGGATTTGCTGGACCTAGAGTAATCAGGGAAACAATTGGAAAAGATCTTCCAGATGGATTTCAAACAGCAGAGTTTCTTATGGATCATGGATTTATAGATTTGATCTCTTCTAGAACTGAATTAAAGAAAAATATATATAACTTAGTATCTATGATGATGTAA
- the fbaA gene encoding class II fructose-bisphosphate aldolase: MSRKFPFGVATGNLVGEIFEYAKENVFAIPAVNVIGSNTVNAVMETAAEVNSPVIIQLSNGGAIFNAGKGLNNNEQKAAIKGGIACAMHIHELASSYKATVILHTDHCSKPFLPWIDGLIEANEEHYNRFGKTLFSSHMLDLSQEPLKENISICEKYFERMNKSKMTIEIELGVTGGEEDGIDNSNIENNKLYTQPKEVSYAYNRLIKISKNFIIAASFGNVHGVYKPGNVILRTDILQKTQEYIRKKFRTKKKPVSLVFHGGSGSSKKEIQQAISYGVVKMNVDTDLQYAFTCGIRDYMKKNEEYLKKQIGNPEGKHLPNKKYYDPRIWLREGEKSFKILLKKYFEFMNNINTL, from the coding sequence ATGTCTAGAAAATTTCCTTTTGGGGTAGCCACTGGTAATCTTGTAGGAGAGATATTCGAATACGCTAAGGAAAACGTTTTTGCTATACCAGCCGTAAATGTTATTGGATCTAATACTGTGAATGCAGTAATGGAAACCGCTGCAGAAGTTAATTCTCCTGTTATTATTCAATTGTCTAATGGAGGAGCTATTTTCAATGCGGGAAAGGGATTAAATAATAACGAACAAAAAGCGGCAATCAAAGGAGGGATAGCTTGTGCTATGCATATTCATGAATTAGCCTCTTCTTATAAAGCAACAGTCATTCTTCATACAGATCATTGTTCTAAACCTTTCCTTCCATGGATAGATGGATTAATAGAAGCCAATGAAGAGCATTATAATCGTTTTGGAAAAACGTTGTTCAGCTCACATATGCTAGATCTTTCTCAAGAACCTTTAAAAGAAAACATTAGCATTTGTGAAAAATATTTTGAAAGAATGAATAAAAGCAAGATGACTATTGAAATAGAATTGGGTGTAACGGGAGGAGAAGAAGATGGAATAGATAATTCAAACATAGAAAATAATAAACTATACACTCAACCAAAAGAAGTTAGTTATGCTTATAATAGATTAATTAAAATTAGCAAAAATTTTATTATAGCTGCTTCTTTTGGAAATGTTCACGGAGTTTATAAGCCTGGAAATGTGATTCTTCGTACTGATATATTACAAAAAACACAAGAATACATACGGAAAAAATTTCGTACAAAAAAAAAACCAGTTTCTTTAGTTTTTCATGGTGGATCAGGTTCTTCCAAAAAAGAAATCCAACAAGCTATTAGTTATGGAGTTGTTAAAATGAATGTGGACACTGATTTGCAATATGCTTTTACTTGTGGTATTCGGGATTATATGAAAAAAAATGAAGAATATTTAAAAAAGCAAATAGGAAATCCAGAAGGAAAACATCTTCCAAATAAAAAATATTATGATCCTAGAATTTGGTTAAGAGAAGGAGAAAAATCTTTTAAAATTCTTCTAAAAAAATATTTTGAATTCATGAATAATATTAATACTTTATAA
- the purE gene encoding 5-(carboxyamino)imidazole ribonucleotide mutase, producing the protein MKVAIFIGSVSDKPTMKAAAEILKKFNVNYTSYVISAHRLPDILSNTIKKIESERTDLIIAGAGLSAHLPGIISSKTILPVIGVPIYHCNNGLLGGIDALFSMVQMPKDVPVATVGINNSYNAALLAIHILAIKNKDLKKSLLEFRMKIRKKLENEIEQYL; encoded by the coding sequence ATGAAAGTGGCTATATTTATTGGAAGTGTTTCCGATAAACCAACTATGAAAGCAGCAGCAGAAATACTTAAAAAATTTAATGTAAATTATACATCTTATGTTATTTCTGCACATAGACTGCCTGACATTTTATCAAATACCATAAAAAAAATAGAATCTGAAAGAACAGATTTAATTATTGCAGGAGCTGGTTTATCTGCTCATCTACCTGGAATTATATCTTCAAAGACTATATTACCCGTTATAGGAGTCCCTATTTATCATTGCAATAATGGACTATTAGGGGGAATAGATGCTCTTTTTTCTATGGTACAAATGCCAAAAGATGTCCCTGTTGCTACAGTAGGAATAAATAATTCTTATAATGCCGCTCTATTGGCTATTCATATTTTGGCTATAAAAAATAAAGATCTCAAAAAATCATTGCTAGAATTCCGAATGAAAATAAGAAAAAAATTGGAAAATGAAATAGAGCAATATTTATGA
- the purH gene encoding bifunctional phosphoribosylaminoimidazolecarboxamide formyltransferase/IMP cyclohydrolase, which yields MKRALISVYEKNEKLFQFSSFLDQKGYQIISTGGTYQYLIRKGLSNVIEISNVTFFPEILDGRVKTLHPNIYGGILANRSIEKHIESIRFHKIHLIDIVLVNFYPFFEEIRKRSHFNSLIELIDIGGPSMLRAAAKNFLHVTAITDDNDYELVKNEIEQNGSTSLKLRKKLAGKVFNFTSAYDSAISQYLLMDEKDEKFPIYLHSSYEKKMNLRYGENPHQKAAYYINTIQHGSMRNFHQLHGKKLSFNNLRDMDIAWKVVSQFSEPACCTVKHSTPCGVALGKNIIEAFQKTYYADTISSFGGIMAVNVPITKELAKEINHIFLEVVLSPSYETNVLNILKIKKNLRIISINEAISDKLEYVQIDGGILVQETDYFFPNEYNYKIVTKKKFTDQELKSLFFAQKVVKYVKSNAIVITKGTQTLGISGGQTNRIWAANQAIERALEKSKEGLVLVSDAFFPFRDVVDEAARSGGIRAILQPGGSMRDEESVKACDDYGIAMAFTGKRHFKH from the coding sequence ATGAAAAGAGCTTTGATTAGTGTTTATGAAAAAAATGAAAAACTATTTCAATTTTCTAGTTTTTTAGATCAAAAAGGATATCAAATAATTTCTACTGGTGGGACCTACCAATATTTAATAAGAAAAGGGTTGTCTAATGTGATAGAAATATCGAATGTTACTTTTTTTCCTGAAATTTTAGATGGGAGAGTAAAAACTCTTCATCCTAATATATATGGAGGAATTCTAGCAAATCGTTCGATTGAAAAACATATCGAATCCATTCGATTTCACAAAATTCATCTTATTGATATTGTGTTGGTTAATTTTTATCCATTCTTTGAAGAAATACGTAAAAGATCTCATTTCAATTCTTTGATTGAACTTATTGATATAGGAGGGCCGTCTATGCTTCGTGCAGCTGCTAAAAATTTTTTACATGTCACTGCCATAACAGATGATAATGATTATGAATTAGTAAAAAATGAAATAGAACAGAATGGATCCACTTCATTAAAATTGAGAAAAAAATTGGCTGGAAAAGTATTTAATTTTACTTCTGCTTATGATTCTGCTATTTCTCAATATCTTTTGATGGATGAAAAAGATGAAAAGTTTCCTATTTATTTACATTCTTCTTACGAAAAAAAAATGAATCTCCGTTATGGAGAAAATCCTCATCAAAAAGCAGCTTATTACATTAATACGATTCAGCATGGATCCATGCGAAATTTTCATCAATTGCATGGAAAAAAATTGTCATTTAATAACTTACGAGATATGGATATAGCTTGGAAAGTTGTTTCTCAATTTTCAGAACCTGCTTGTTGTACAGTTAAACATTCCACTCCTTGTGGAGTAGCATTAGGAAAGAACATTATTGAAGCGTTTCAAAAAACTTATTATGCTGATACTATTTCGTCTTTTGGAGGAATAATGGCCGTTAATGTTCCAATTACAAAGGAATTGGCAAAAGAGATTAATCATATTTTTCTAGAAGTTGTGCTTTCACCCAGTTACGAAACAAACGTTTTAAATATTTTAAAAATAAAAAAAAATCTTAGAATTATTAGTATTAATGAAGCAATTTCGGATAAACTAGAATATGTTCAAATAGATGGAGGGATCTTAGTGCAAGAAACAGATTATTTTTTTCCTAATGAGTATAATTATAAAATAGTTACTAAAAAAAAATTTACTGATCAAGAACTAAAATCTTTATTTTTTGCTCAAAAAGTAGTGAAATATGTGAAATCCAACGCTATTGTTATAACTAAGGGAACACAAACTTTAGGAATTTCTGGAGGACAAACCAACAGAATTTGGGCAGCTAATCAAGCTATAGAGAGGGCTTTAGAAAAAAGTAAAGAAGGTTTAGTTCTTGTCTCTGATGCTTTTTTCCCTTTTCGTGATGTTGTAGATGAAGCGGCTCGTTCGGGTGGAATACGTGCTATTCTTCAACCAGGAGGATCTATGCGAGACGAAGAATCTGTAAAAGCTTGTGACGATTATGGAATAGCTATGGCTTTTACTGGAAAAAGACATTTTAAACATTAA
- the purC gene encoding phosphoribosylaminoimidazolesuccinocarboxamide synthase: protein MSFIIKKNLSLEGKTKKIYTINNPREVVIHYKDSITALDGLKNQLLQDKGILNNEISTLIFKFINLCGIKTHFIRKINNREQLCHKVNIIPLEFVVRNIVAGSMSKRLNIQEGIRLSNPIFEIFYKNDKLKDPFINDHHAVFLGVTSYEELNSIYRIISNVNNILKKYFLDKNIILVDFKVEFGKNHKNEILLSDEISPDTCRFWDRKTMKKLDKDPFRIGLNENEEVLDIYMEILKRLNVR from the coding sequence ATGAGTTTCATTATTAAAAAAAATCTTTCATTAGAAGGAAAAACAAAAAAAATATATACCATCAATAATCCACGTGAAGTAGTAATTCATTATAAAGATAGTATAACTGCTTTGGATGGATTGAAGAATCAATTATTGCAAGACAAAGGAATTTTAAATAATGAAATAAGTACATTAATATTTAAATTTATAAATCTTTGTGGAATTAAAACTCATTTTATACGAAAAATTAATAATAGGGAACAATTATGCCATAAGGTAAATATAATTCCTTTAGAATTTGTTGTTCGAAATATTGTAGCGGGAAGCATGTCTAAACGTTTAAATATTCAAGAAGGAATTCGTTTGTCGAATCCTATTTTCGAGATATTTTATAAAAACGATAAATTAAAAGATCCATTTATTAATGATCATCACGCAGTCTTTTTGGGTGTTACTTCTTATGAAGAACTCAATTCTATTTATCGTATTATATCAAATGTAAATAATATTCTTAAAAAATATTTTTTAGATAAAAATATTATCTTGGTAGATTTTAAAGTAGAATTTGGTAAAAATCATAAGAATGAAATTTTACTTTCTGATGAAATTAGTCCTGATACCTGTCGTTTTTGGGACAGAAAAACAATGAAAAAATTAGATAAAGATCCATTTAGAATTGGATTAAATGAAAATGAAGAGGTACTTGACATTTATATGGAAATATTAAAAAGGTTAAATGTAAGATAA
- the guaA gene encoding glutamine-hydrolyzing GMP synthase, whose amino-acid sequence MKKDFLCILDFGSQYSHMIARRIRNLGVDTLLCDYDTSISHILSKKPKGIILSGGPFSVYENGSPLISKKIFQLDIPILGICYGMQIISFLFGGKIEKSKFKEYGKAYFIIDHSNNNLFYGIPKKSIVWMSHFDQVKNISKKFQIIGHTSSCAIAAFSHINKEIYAVQFHPEVKNTEFGMSILKNFVFNICKCTSNWDLKNFIQNAIDKIKKRVDKGKVILGFSGGVDSFVTAYIIHKAIGNSLNCIFVDTGLLLKKEKERISILCQKMNLPIKIIDAKNRFLSRLTGVIDPEIKRKIIGEEFLSVFYKESEKIKNVKFLAQGTIYSDVIESSSKKEKLSYSIKSHHNVGGLPDPTFMKLKLIEPLKELFKDEVRKIGQKLGLPEEILYRHPFPGPGLSIRIIGEINEKKISILKEAESILLQELKNYNIYDSVSQAFIVLLPVKSVGVMGDKRTYEYAAVLRVINTEDFMTATFSHLSYDFLEKVSNRIINEVDGINRMVYDITSKPPSTIEWE is encoded by the coding sequence ATGAAAAAAGACTTTCTCTGCATATTAGATTTTGGTTCTCAATATAGTCATATGATTGCAAGAAGAATTCGAAATCTAGGAGTAGATACTTTATTATGTGATTATGATACTTCCATATCCCATATTTTATCAAAAAAACCTAAGGGGATTATTTTATCAGGGGGCCCTTTTTCTGTTTATGAAAATGGTTCTCCACTAATTTCTAAAAAGATCTTTCAATTAGATATTCCTATACTTGGAATTTGTTATGGAATGCAAATTATTTCTTTTCTTTTTGGAGGGAAGATCGAAAAATCTAAATTTAAAGAATACGGAAAGGCTTACTTCATTATAGATCATTCCAATAACAATTTATTTTATGGAATACCAAAAAAATCCATTGTTTGGATGAGTCATTTTGATCAAGTAAAAAACATTTCAAAAAAATTTCAAATAATCGGGCATACTTCATCTTGTGCTATTGCAGCTTTCAGTCATATCAACAAAGAGATTTATGCTGTCCAATTTCATCCAGAAGTAAAAAATACAGAATTCGGAATGTCTATATTGAAAAATTTTGTTTTTAATATTTGTAAGTGTACTTCTAATTGGGATTTGAAGAATTTTATACAAAATGCAATAGATAAAATCAAAAAACGTGTAGACAAAGGAAAAGTGATATTAGGTTTTTCTGGAGGAGTAGATTCTTTTGTGACTGCTTATATCATTCATAAGGCTATTGGGAATTCCTTAAATTGTATTTTTGTAGATACAGGATTACTTCTAAAAAAAGAAAAAGAAAGAATATCTATTTTATGTCAAAAAATGAATTTACCTATTAAAATAATAGATGCTAAAAATCGTTTTTTATCTAGATTAACTGGTGTTATTGATCCTGAAATAAAAAGAAAAATTATAGGGGAAGAATTTCTTTCTGTATTTTATAAAGAATCTGAAAAAATTAAAAATGTTAAATTTTTAGCACAAGGGACTATTTATTCGGATGTTATTGAATCTTCTTCAAAGAAAGAAAAATTAAGTTATTCTATAAAATCTCATCATAATGTAGGAGGATTGCCTGATCCAACATTTATGAAGTTGAAACTCATTGAGCCATTGAAAGAATTATTTAAAGATGAAGTCAGAAAAATAGGACAAAAACTAGGACTTCCAGAGGAAATTTTATATCGTCATCCATTTCCTGGACCTGGATTAAGCATTAGAATTATTGGAGAAATAAATGAAAAAAAAATTTCCATTTTAAAAGAAGCAGAAAGTATTCTTTTACAAGAATTAAAAAACTATAATATTTACGATTCTGTTAGTCAAGCTTTCATTGTTTTATTACCTGTTAAATCTGTAGGAGTAATGGGAGATAAACGAACCTATGAATATGCAGCTGTATTGCGTGTCATCAATACAGAGGATTTCATGACTGCTACTTTTTCACATTTATCTTACGATTTTTTAGAAAAAGTTTCAAATAGAATAATCAATGAAGTTGATGGAATTAATAGAATGGTATATGATATAACCTCTAAACCACCATCTACTATTGAATGGGAATGA